From one Sorangium aterium genomic stretch:
- a CDS encoding carbohydrate ABC transporter permease, producing MLIPFAVVVFNALKTPAEYTANGPLAPPEGLHLEGIRDFWERVGFGHVLLNSLLISGSVAVLAVLLSVLNAYALGIGRIKGRMWVLVLLLMANTLPQESLVYPLYYLANQLGLYDTRVSVIIVFTVIQSAFGTYLLSSVMSAFPRPLLDAARIDGANRWQILWRVVVPVVRPTLVVMLVFFFIWTWNEFLIPLIFLISNDNQTVSVALGVLQGQRLMDATMSSAAALLGLLPTVVFYLIFQRTLSRGLTAGAIKE from the coding sequence ATGCTGATCCCCTTCGCCGTGGTGGTCTTCAACGCGCTGAAGACGCCGGCGGAGTACACCGCCAACGGCCCGCTCGCCCCGCCGGAGGGCCTTCATCTCGAGGGGATCAGGGATTTCTGGGAGCGCGTCGGCTTCGGCCACGTCCTGCTCAACAGCCTGCTCATCAGCGGCTCGGTGGCCGTGCTGGCGGTCCTCTTGTCGGTGCTGAACGCCTACGCGCTGGGCATCGGCCGGATCAAGGGCCGGATGTGGGTGCTGGTCCTGCTGCTGATGGCCAACACCCTGCCGCAGGAGTCGCTGGTCTACCCGCTGTACTACCTGGCCAACCAGCTCGGGCTCTACGATACCCGGGTCAGCGTCATCATCGTGTTCACCGTCATCCAGAGCGCGTTCGGCACCTACCTGCTGTCGTCGGTGATGTCGGCGTTCCCCCGGCCGCTGCTGGATGCGGCGCGGATAGACGGCGCCAATCGGTGGCAGATCCTGTGGCGGGTGGTCGTGCCGGTCGTGCGGCCCACGCTGGTGGTGATGCTCGTCTTCTTCTTCATCTGGACCTGGAACGAGTTCCTGATCCCCCTCATCTTCCTCATCTCCAACGACAACCAGACGGTCTCGGTCGCGCTCGGCGTGCTGCAGGGGCAGCGGCTGATGGACGCCACCATGTCCAGCGCCGCCGCGCTGCTCGGCCTGCTGCCGACCGTCGTCTTCTACCTCATCTTCCAGCGCACGCTATCGCGCGGACTCACGGCAGGAGCGATCAAAGAATGA
- the yicI gene encoding alpha-xylosidase: MKFTDGYWEMCKGVHAVYPMEVLDVDAGPASFVVHAPVQRIRHRGDLLKGPVVTVTCESPMPDVIGVTITHFAGERPRGPAFELATDPTGEVTVDEEAATLTSGALSVRVGRREGWRLDFLAGGRRLTGSARKAMAIIDTDDGRHYVREQLDLGVDHFVYGLGERFGSLVKNGQVVEIWNNDGGTSSEHAYKNSPFFLTNAGYGVFVDHPGRVSFEVASEAVSRTQFSVEGQSMRYFLIYGPTPREILRKYTALTGRPARVPGWSYGLWLSTSFITNYDEATVTSFIDGMAERGLPLSVFHFDCFWMREFRWCDFEWDPRVFPDPPGMLRRLKERGLRICVWINPYIGQRSPLFEEGRARGYLLRRPNGDVWQWDLWQPGMGIVDFTNPEARAWYAAKLDALLDMGVDCFKTDFGERIPTDVVYHDGSDPERGHNYYTHLYNRTVFELLRKRRGEGEAVLFARSATAGGQQFPVHWGGDCESTFEGMGESLRGGLSLGMTGFGYWSHDIGGFEGTPDPAVFKRWIAFGLLSSHSRLHGSGSYRVPWLFDEECVEVLRRFTRLKMRLMPYLAGAARQAYGEGLPMVRAMVVEFPDDPACTHLERQYMLGDDLLVAPVFSADGEVSYYVPRGVWTHYLTGERVEGGRWVRERHGFDSVPLLARPGAVIPEGAVEDRPDYDHANGVTLRVYEPADGARVTTLIPGADGDAGTTFTTSREGSVVRVEAAGAPGAWSVLLVNRRVVSVEGGESAEHPRGALVRAAGGKLVITLEGKGSTAGSGARGDDR, from the coding sequence ATGAAGTTCACTGACGGTTATTGGGAGATGTGCAAGGGTGTGCACGCGGTCTACCCCATGGAGGTCCTCGACGTCGACGCCGGGCCGGCGTCGTTCGTCGTGCACGCGCCCGTCCAGCGGATCCGGCACCGCGGCGACCTGCTCAAGGGACCGGTGGTGACCGTCACCTGCGAGTCCCCGATGCCGGACGTCATCGGCGTCACCATCACGCACTTCGCGGGCGAGCGGCCCCGCGGCCCGGCGTTCGAGCTGGCCACCGACCCGACCGGGGAGGTGACGGTGGACGAGGAAGCGGCCACGCTGACCTCCGGCGCGCTGTCGGTGCGGGTCGGGCGCCGCGAGGGGTGGAGGCTGGACTTCCTGGCCGGGGGCCGCCGCCTCACCGGCAGCGCGCGGAAGGCGATGGCGATCATCGACACCGACGACGGCCGCCACTACGTGCGCGAGCAGCTCGACCTCGGCGTGGACCACTTCGTGTACGGCCTCGGCGAGCGGTTCGGGTCGCTGGTCAAGAACGGCCAAGTCGTGGAGATCTGGAACAACGACGGCGGCACGTCCAGCGAGCACGCGTACAAGAACTCGCCGTTCTTCCTCACCAACGCGGGCTACGGCGTGTTCGTCGACCATCCCGGGCGCGTGTCGTTCGAGGTGGCCTCCGAGGCGGTGTCGCGGACGCAGTTCAGCGTCGAGGGCCAGTCGATGCGCTACTTCCTCATCTACGGGCCGACGCCGAGGGAGATCCTGCGCAAGTACACCGCGCTCACCGGGCGGCCCGCGCGAGTGCCGGGCTGGTCGTACGGGCTGTGGCTGTCCACCTCGTTCATCACCAATTACGACGAGGCGACCGTCACCTCGTTCATCGACGGGATGGCGGAGCGGGGCCTGCCGCTCAGCGTGTTCCACTTCGACTGCTTCTGGATGCGCGAGTTCCGGTGGTGCGATTTCGAGTGGGACCCGCGCGTGTTCCCCGACCCGCCCGGGATGCTGCGCCGGCTCAAGGAGCGCGGCTTGCGCATCTGTGTCTGGATCAACCCCTACATCGGGCAGCGCTCGCCGCTGTTCGAGGAGGGCAGGGCGCGCGGCTACCTGCTGCGGCGCCCGAACGGCGACGTGTGGCAGTGGGACCTGTGGCAGCCGGGCATGGGCATCGTCGACTTCACCAACCCCGAGGCCCGCGCTTGGTACGCCGCCAAGCTCGACGCGCTGCTCGACATGGGCGTGGACTGCTTCAAGACCGACTTCGGCGAGCGCATCCCCACCGACGTCGTCTACCACGACGGGTCCGACCCGGAACGCGGGCACAACTACTATACCCACCTCTACAACCGGACGGTGTTCGAGCTCTTGCGCAAGCGGCGCGGCGAGGGCGAGGCGGTCTTGTTCGCCCGCTCGGCCACGGCGGGCGGGCAGCAGTTCCCGGTGCACTGGGGCGGAGACTGCGAGTCGACGTTCGAGGGGATGGGGGAGAGCCTGCGGGGCGGCCTGTCGCTGGGCATGACGGGCTTCGGCTACTGGAGCCACGACATCGGCGGGTTCGAGGGCACCCCCGACCCGGCGGTGTTCAAACGATGGATCGCGTTCGGGCTGCTATCGTCGCACAGCCGGCTGCACGGAAGCGGCTCCTACCGGGTGCCATGGCTGTTCGACGAGGAGTGTGTGGAGGTGCTGCGGCGCTTCACCCGGCTGAAGATGCGGCTGATGCCCTACCTGGCCGGGGCCGCGCGGCAGGCGTACGGCGAGGGCCTGCCGATGGTGCGCGCGATGGTCGTCGAGTTCCCGGACGACCCGGCCTGCACGCATCTGGAGCGGCAGTACATGCTGGGCGACGACCTGCTCGTGGCGCCTGTCTTCTCCGCCGACGGGGAGGTCTCGTATTATGTGCCGCGCGGCGTGTGGACGCACTATCTCACCGGGGAGCGCGTCGAGGGCGGCCGCTGGGTGCGCGAGCGCCACGGGTTCGACAGCGTGCCGCTGCTCGCTCGGCCGGGGGCGGTGATCCCCGAGGGCGCGGTGGAGGACCGCCCCGACTACGACCACGCGAATGGCGTGACGCTGCGCGTGTACGAGCCGGCGGACGGCGCCCGCGTTACAACCTTGATCCCGGGCGCCGACGGGGACGCGGGCACGACGTTCACCACGTCCCGGGAGGGCTCGGTGGTGCGGGTGGAGGCCGCGGGCGCCCCGGGTGCCTGGAGCGTTCTCCTCGTCAACCGCCGCGTCGTGTCCGTCGAAGGCGGGGAGAGCGCGGAGCACCCGCGGGGAGCGCTGGTCAGGGCGGCCGGCGGCAAGCTGGTCATCACGCTGGAGGGGAAGGGCTCGACCGCGGGATCCGGCGCCAGAGGAGACGACCGATGA
- a CDS encoding glycoside hydrolase family 3 C-terminal domain-containing protein: protein MSTSSRFQRIAASAPLVLALTFQPSGSSAGETLPFQDPGLPIEVRVSDLLGRLTLDEKISLLHQFQPAIPRLGIPDFKAGTEALHGVAWSTDRDNGGAVVTATGTVFPQAIGLATTWNPDLIRQVGEAVGDEVRGYHALAPRVWGLQVWAPVVNLLRDPRWGRNEEGYSEDPLLSGAIATAYGRGLEGDDPLYLKTAPVIKHYLANNNEIRRDTTSSNLRPRVKHEYDELAFKLPIAADAVTGVMTSYNLVNGRPATVNPDVGEVVRSWTEKTLYNVSDAWAPNNLTASQKYFATSEEAFAATLLAGVDSFTVDDANSARTIEILHSALAQGLLTEEDIDASVEHVLSVRLRLGDFDLDGGPYADIGPEVIDSPEHRQLARRAADEAMVLLENRRRLLPLNPAATRRIAVVGPLSDTLYTDWYSGALPYRVTPLDGIRERLPDATVLSSEGVDRIVLRDVASGRYVTAGADEDGDILRVSAASAGPTEEFDVFDWGQGIVTLRSAANGKVVDRFNFGPNFANQAAQPYGWFVQQQFALEPQGDGTHVIRYAGYEKAFDWAGPEVYLTIAEDGALALTATDAAHAAHFAVDVVRSGVDEAVRAATGADAAVVVVGSMPFINGREDHDRTSMALAEWQSALVRAVLAANPRTILVLEASYPLTIPWEKLRVPAILWTNHAGQETGHAISDVLFGDHNPAGRLTQTWYRSAGDLPDVLEYDIIKARRTYLYFDGDPLYPFGYGLSYSTFGYDNLQLSARSVQAGDPISVRVDVTNTSLRAGDEVVQLYSRQPSSRDPQPVKQLRAFRRIHLAPGEKRTVELAFAASDLAHWDVTRGRWVLEAAGVELMVGSSSADIRRSAVVRVRGERIPARDLARETRALDFDDYAGIELVDESMEWGDAVGATAGGWLRFSDVELGSGASHFSGGFARAEAGDALVEIRLDDPVRGKVVGTAVVPSTGDVYAYTTAAAELDGAYGRHDVYLVFRGAARLSTFAID, encoded by the coding sequence ATGTCCACTTCGTCTAGGTTTCAACGGATCGCGGCTTCCGCTCCGCTCGTCCTCGCGCTGACGTTCCAACCCTCGGGGTCGAGCGCGGGTGAGACGCTGCCTTTCCAGGATCCCGGTCTGCCGATCGAGGTCCGCGTCAGCGATCTCCTCGGCCGGCTCACGCTGGACGAGAAGATCTCGCTCCTGCATCAGTTCCAGCCTGCCATTCCGCGGCTCGGCATTCCGGACTTCAAGGCCGGCACCGAGGCACTGCACGGAGTGGCCTGGTCGACCGATCGCGACAACGGCGGCGCCGTCGTGACGGCGACCGGCACGGTGTTCCCGCAGGCGATCGGCCTGGCGACGACCTGGAACCCGGATCTCATCCGGCAGGTCGGCGAGGCTGTCGGAGACGAAGTCCGCGGCTACCACGCGCTCGCCCCTCGCGTCTGGGGTCTGCAGGTATGGGCGCCCGTGGTCAACCTGCTGCGCGACCCGCGCTGGGGGCGCAACGAGGAGGGCTACTCCGAGGACCCGCTCCTCTCCGGCGCGATCGCCACCGCCTACGGGCGCGGCCTCGAAGGGGACGACCCGCTCTACCTGAAGACCGCGCCGGTCATCAAGCACTATCTCGCCAACAACAACGAGATCCGTCGTGACACCACGTCGTCGAATCTGCGCCCCCGCGTGAAGCACGAGTATGACGAGCTGGCCTTCAAGCTGCCCATCGCCGCCGACGCCGTGACCGGCGTCATGACATCTTACAACCTGGTCAACGGCAGGCCGGCGACCGTCAACCCGGATGTCGGCGAGGTCGTGCGGAGCTGGACGGAGAAGACGCTCTACAACGTGTCCGACGCCTGGGCCCCCAACAACTTGACCGCCTCGCAGAAGTACTTCGCCACGAGCGAGGAGGCCTTCGCGGCCACGCTCCTGGCCGGAGTGGACAGCTTCACCGTCGACGACGCCAACAGCGCGCGCACCATCGAGATTCTCCACTCGGCGCTCGCGCAAGGGCTCCTCACCGAGGAGGACATCGACGCCTCCGTCGAGCACGTCCTTTCCGTCCGCCTCCGGCTCGGCGATTTCGACCTGGATGGGGGCCCCTACGCCGACATCGGGCCCGAGGTCATCGACAGCCCGGAGCACCGCCAGCTGGCCCGCCGGGCCGCCGACGAGGCCATGGTGCTGCTCGAGAACAGGCGTCGCCTCCTGCCGCTGAACCCGGCGGCCACGCGGCGGATCGCGGTCGTCGGGCCTCTCTCGGACACGCTCTACACGGACTGGTACTCCGGGGCGCTCCCGTACCGGGTCACGCCCCTGGACGGCATCCGCGAGCGGCTCCCCGACGCCACCGTCCTCTCCAGCGAGGGCGTGGACCGGATCGTGCTGCGGGATGTCGCGAGCGGCCGCTACGTGACCGCCGGCGCGGACGAGGACGGGGACATCCTGCGCGTCAGCGCGGCCAGCGCGGGTCCCACCGAGGAGTTCGACGTGTTCGACTGGGGGCAGGGCATCGTCACGTTGCGCAGCGCGGCCAATGGCAAGGTGGTCGACCGCTTCAACTTCGGCCCCAACTTCGCGAACCAAGCCGCCCAGCCGTACGGCTGGTTCGTCCAGCAGCAGTTCGCCCTCGAGCCGCAGGGCGACGGCACGCACGTCATCCGCTACGCCGGCTACGAGAAGGCGTTCGACTGGGCCGGCCCCGAGGTCTACCTGACCATCGCCGAGGACGGCGCGCTCGCCCTGACCGCGACCGACGCGGCCCACGCGGCGCACTTCGCGGTCGACGTGGTCCGGAGCGGCGTCGACGAGGCGGTGCGCGCGGCGACAGGCGCCGACGCCGCCGTGGTCGTCGTCGGCAGTATGCCGTTCATCAACGGGCGGGAGGACCACGACCGCACGTCGATGGCGCTGGCCGAGTGGCAGTCCGCCCTGGTACGGGCGGTGCTCGCCGCCAATCCGCGCACCATCCTCGTGCTCGAGGCCAGCTATCCGCTGACCATCCCGTGGGAGAAGCTCCGCGTCCCCGCCATCCTGTGGACCAACCATGCGGGCCAGGAGACCGGCCATGCCATCTCCGACGTCCTTTTCGGCGACCACAATCCTGCCGGGCGACTGACCCAGACCTGGTACCGCTCGGCGGGCGACCTGCCGGATGTCCTCGAATACGACATCATCAAGGCCCGGCGGACCTATCTCTACTTCGACGGTGATCCGCTCTATCCGTTCGGATACGGGCTGTCGTACTCGACCTTTGGGTACGACAACCTCCAGCTGAGCGCCCGGTCGGTCCAGGCCGGCGACCCGATCTCGGTGCGCGTCGACGTCACGAACACGAGCCTGCGGGCCGGCGACGAGGTCGTTCAGCTCTACAGCCGCCAGCCATCGTCGCGCGATCCGCAGCCCGTCAAGCAGCTGCGGGCGTTTCGGCGGATCCACCTCGCGCCGGGCGAGAAGCGGACGGTCGAGCTCGCTTTCGCCGCCTCCGACCTGGCCCACTGGGACGTGACGCGGGGCCGCTGGGTCCTTGAGGCGGCTGGCGTCGAGCTGATGGTCGGCTCCTCCTCGGCCGACATCCGCCGGAGCGCGGTCGTGCGCGTGCGCGGCGAGCGCATCCCGGCGCGCGACCTCGCCCGCGAGACGCGAGCGCTCGACTTCGACGACTACGCCGGCATCGAGCTGGTCGACGAGAGCATGGAGTGGGGCGACGCCGTGGGCGCCACCGCGGGCGGCTGGCTCCGCTTCTCCGATGTGGAGCTGGGCAGCGGTGCCAGCCACTTCAGCGGCGGGTTCGCCCGCGCCGAGGCCGGCGACGCGCTCGTCGAGATCCGGCTCGACGATCCGGTCCGCGGCAAGGTGGTTGGGACCGCCGTCGTGCCGAGCACGGGCGACGTGTACGCATACACCACCGCGGCCGCCGAGCTCGACGGCGCTTACGGGCGACACGACGTCTACCTCGTGTTCCGTGGAGCCGCCCGCCTGTCGACCTTCGCGATCGACTGA